One segment of Corynebacterium atrinae DNA contains the following:
- a CDS encoding AI-2E family transporter, translating to MSTPLDPQKPGMHGTDTRDLSDSIAEIAEDQPISHSSDEVTDRGVIIGRDGRWAAGWALRFIIMVVAGYLALQLLGKVWVGLLPILLAILVTSVLWPVSSFFRNKLHFPSALAAISTIVGFFAIIIGVFAAMAPTVRDQGASLVTEASNGIDRITAWVQSGPFNLDLGQFSGALDDVVNYVRQQSANIASGVFSGLSAATSVVVTLVVMLVLTFFFLKDGSKFLPFVRKYTGANAGWHLTEVLTRTWNTLAGFIRAQALVSLVDAVFIGVGLLILGVPLALVLAVITFFAGFIPIVGAFTAGALAVIIALVTNGLTNALLVLALILLVQQIEGNILQPILQSKAMNLHAAIVLLSVTVGSTMFGIIGAFLAVPVAATIAVWIRYHSELVALRAGEISIDDIEIATAEGTNVTSREAFEGVRDKLMSMGRRKNEDSSGEKAESGGILPRFRKIVETDPE from the coding sequence ATGAGCACACCACTTGATCCCCAGAAGCCCGGGATGCACGGCACCGATACCCGGGATCTCTCCGACTCCATCGCGGAGATAGCGGAAGACCAACCGATCTCGCACAGCTCCGACGAGGTTACGGATCGCGGCGTCATCATCGGCCGCGATGGTCGCTGGGCTGCGGGGTGGGCGCTGCGCTTCATCATCATGGTGGTGGCCGGCTACCTGGCCCTGCAATTACTGGGGAAGGTGTGGGTAGGACTCCTACCGATCTTGCTCGCCATTCTGGTCACCTCGGTGCTGTGGCCGGTGTCCAGCTTTTTCCGCAACAAGTTGCACTTCCCCTCGGCCTTGGCAGCCATCTCCACGATCGTGGGCTTCTTCGCCATCATCATCGGAGTTTTCGCCGCCATGGCCCCGACTGTCCGCGACCAAGGTGCCTCCCTGGTGACGGAAGCCTCCAACGGTATCGATCGGATCACCGCCTGGGTCCAGAGCGGACCTTTCAATCTCGACCTCGGTCAGTTCAGCGGGGCGCTCGATGACGTGGTCAACTACGTCCGCCAGCAGTCCGCCAACATCGCCTCAGGTGTGTTCAGCGGGCTGTCCGCGGCGACCTCCGTCGTAGTGACCCTCGTCGTCATGCTGGTGCTCACCTTCTTTTTCCTCAAGGACGGCTCCAAGTTCCTGCCCTTCGTGCGCAAGTACACCGGCGCCAATGCCGGGTGGCACCTCACTGAGGTCCTCACCCGCACGTGGAACACCCTGGCCGGGTTCATCCGAGCGCAGGCGCTGGTGTCCTTGGTTGACGCCGTGTTCATCGGTGTCGGCTTGCTCATCCTCGGCGTCCCCCTCGCGCTGGTGCTAGCCGTGATTACCTTCTTCGCCGGTTTCATCCCGATCGTTGGTGCGTTCACCGCCGGCGCCCTGGCCGTCATCATCGCACTGGTCACTAACGGCCTGACCAATGCTCTGCTCGTGCTGGCGCTGATCCTCTTGGTCCAGCAGATCGAGGGCAACATTCTCCAGCCGATCCTGCAGTCGAAGGCCATGAACCTTCACGCTGCGATTGTGCTGCTTTCCGTCACCGTGGGCTCCACGATGTTCGGCATCATCGGTGCCTTCCTCGCGGTCCCCGTCGCCGCTACCATCGCCGTCTGGATTCGCTACCACTCCGAGTTGGTCGCTCTTCGCGCCGGTGAGATCAGCATCGACGACATTGAGATTGCCACCGCGGAGGGCACGAACGTCACGTCCCGGGAAGCTTTCGAGGGGGTGCGCGACAAGCTCATGTCGATGGGCCGCCGGAAGAATGAGGATTCCTCAGGGGAGAAGGCCGAGTCGGGTGGCATCCTGCCGCGGTTCCGCAAGATTGTGGAAACCGACCCAGAGTAG